Within the Ochrobactrum sp. Marseille-Q0166 genome, the region CGACTGTACCTGATCTGCAATCTCGTTGCCCTGATCGGTCAGACTGACACGAACTGAGCGGCGGTCAGTGTTCGAACGTTCATGATTGATGAAGCCCATATCGACAAGCTTCTTGAGATTATAAGAAACATTCGAGCCCAGATAATACCCCCGCGAACGCAATTCACCGGCAGTCAGCTCTGAATTGCCGATGTTGAACAGGAGCAGTGCCTGCGTTGCATTGATGTCGCTGCGGCCAGCGCGATCGAATTCATCTTTGATGACGTCAAGCAGGCGGCGATGCAGACGTTCAACGAGCTGTAGCGCTTCGAGATAGAGTGTGCGGAGAGCTGCTTCGGGATTCAAAAGCGGAGCAGATGCATCCATTCTGTGCTGTGCATTGATCATTTCTTTTGCCTCTCTGTCGGAGCTGCCTTACGTGAGACTGCTCTCTTCCTGTTGGTCCGGTGTATTATCTCACCGTGTCTTGAGAGGACTTTAGGCTTGATGCATAAAATTCGACTTAAAAGTCAGCCTTAACAATCACTTACCACGCGAAATGCAATTTCAGGCTTAATGTTCGGTTACCATGCTGCTTCGTCACACAGCCAAGCCTACGCGGGAAAGCCGCCTTTTTTCAATATAAAGCAAAACGCGAAACACAACATAAATGATGATACAAACCGCATTAAAAGCGACGAGCAGCGGTCTGTATTCGAAATGGCGAGCAAAAACTGAATAGATGGCAATCTCACCCACAGATGCGATAATCCACAACACCGGCCCCCATTCAGCCCGCATCCATAGGCCTGTCGCGGCAACCGGCATCAGCAAGGCGAGCGCCACACATGCCGTCTGCCATTGCCACGGCATGAGATCAAAACGCCACAGCAATCCCGGCTGAATACCGATCAGCTTGATCCAGTAATACACGCCGCTTGCAAGAGCAGAGAGCGCGATCAACCTTATAAACCAGACAAATGACCATTCTGTGCCGCTGGGTTGTAATTGCTGGTGCAGTTCATCCTGACGCATCAAAAACTCAGTTCCCTCTCGCCAAGATTAGCAAAATACGCATTGACCATTTCCGGCTTCACTTCATCAATCGATGCTGGCTTCCAGACGGGTGCACCGTCCTTGTCGATCAGCACGGCTCGCACTCCTTCATAGAAATCATGTTGGCCAAGCATACGGGATGCAATGCGATATTCCATCCGCATACAATCGTCGAGATCCAGAGCGCGACCATCGGCAATCTGACGGAATGTGACAGCCACACTGGTTGGTGAACGCGTAGCAATTACGTTCAGAATATCCGTTGCCGGCTTATTGCCTGCATTTGCAGCTTTTTCCAGTTTATCGAGGCATTCGGACAGCGTCGCATGTGCGAAACTCTCGGCAATGACTTTGCGAGTTTCGGGTGCGGTCTCAAAATCGGGGTATTGAGAACGGGCCAAAGCCCCATCAAGATCAGCCCTTGCCACAAGGTCATCGCGAAGGTCTTCGAGATCGCTGGCAGCCACAGCATGTGTTGCGATGCCGCTCTGCAGGCAGTCTCCCCAGCGAATGCGATTACCGGTGAGTGCAAGATAATAGCCGAAATTATCATGAAGATGCGGCAGGAAGGCGCTTCCACCGACATCGGGGAAGAAGCCGATTCCGGTTTCCGGCATCGCAAAAAGCGTGTTTTCAGTCACGATCCGGTGCGAACCATGTACAGAAATGCCAGCGCCACCGCCCATGACGATGCCGTTTAGCAGCGATATATACGGCTTTGGAAACCGTCCGATGCGGGCATTCAGTCGATATTCATCGCGGAAAAAATCAAAGGCGGGCGTGCCTTCGCGCCCAGCCTTATAAGCTGCAACGACGTCACCGCCGGCGCAGAATGCACGGCCTTCGCCTTCCAGAATAACGCAGGCGACATCCGGATCGGTTTCCCAAGCATGCAAAGCACGGTCGAGTGCGAGAATCATTTTATGAGTCAGAGCATTGAGAGCAGACGTGCGCGTAAG harbors:
- a CDS encoding winged helix DNA-binding protein; the encoded protein is MDASAPLLNPEAALRTLYLEALQLVERLHRRLLDVIKDEFDRAGRSDINATQALLLFNIGNSELTAGELRSRGYYLGSNVSYNLKKLVDMGFINHERSNTDRRSVRVSLTDQGNEIADQVQSLYQRHIASIEQVGGIQVEEFTAMNRSLQRLDRFWNDSIAYRL
- a CDS encoding DUF6163 family protein — translated: MRQDELHQQLQPSGTEWSFVWFIRLIALSALASGVYYWIKLIGIQPGLLWRFDLMPWQWQTACVALALLMPVAATGLWMRAEWGPVLWIIASVGEIAIYSVFARHFEYRPLLVAFNAVCIIIYVVFRVLLYIEKRRLSRVGLAV
- a CDS encoding enoyl-CoA hydratase/isomerase family protein, whose amino-acid sequence is MQIDFGGGGEISFERKGKAGLVKLTRTSALNALTHKMILALDRALHAWETDPDVACVILEGEGRAFCAGGDVVAAYKAGREGTPAFDFFRDEYRLNARIGRFPKPYISLLNGIVMGGGAGISVHGSHRIVTENTLFAMPETGIGFFPDVGGSAFLPHLHDNFGYYLALTGNRIRWGDCLQSGIATHAVAASDLEDLRDDLVARADLDGALARSQYPDFETAPETRKVIAESFAHATLSECLDKLEKAANAGNKPATDILNVIATRSPTSVAVTFRQIADGRALDLDDCMRMEYRIASRMLGQHDFYEGVRAVLIDKDGAPVWKPASIDEVKPEMVNAYFANLGERELSF